In Labrus bergylta chromosome 6, fLabBer1.1, whole genome shotgun sequence, the following proteins share a genomic window:
- the LOC110002657 gene encoding zinc transporter ZIP3 gives MEILVAKLLGLLGLFGLMLAGVLVPVRLLLVDYDKANRYRRALSLCNSFGGGVFLATCFNALLPAVRDKVSDVFQQLKISSDFPLAETMMMLGFFLTVFVEQTVLTFRKEKPSFIDLETFNAGGSEAGSDSEYDTPFISSARRSEDRRHSHGHQHGHFSPAELAGAGPLRLASLVLALSAHSVFEGLALGLQEDGAKLSSLFLGVAVHETLAAVALGVSVAKASLGMKDAAKLGVTVSLMIPLGIVVGMGIESAQTLAGSVVSVVLQGLAAGTFLFVTFFEILSRELEGKQDRLLKVLFLILGYAVLAALVFIKW, from the exons ATGGAGATCCTGGTGGCGAAGCTGCTCGGCCTGCTCGGATTGTTCGGCCTGATGCTGGCGGGCGTGCTGGTCCCAGTGCGCCTCCTGCTGGTCGACTACGACAAAGCGAACAGATACAGGAGAGCGCTGTCTCTCTGCAACTCGTTTGGAGGAGGCGTGTTCCTCGCTACCTGCTTCAACGCCCTGCTGCCCGCCGTCAGAgacaag GTGTCCGACGTCTTCCAGCAGCTGAAGATCAGCAGCGACTTCCCGCTGGCCGAGACCATGATGATGCTCGGCTTCTTCCTCACCGTGTTCGTGGAGCAGACCGTCCTGACCTTCAGGAAGGAGAAACCGTCCTTCATCGACCTGGAGACCTTCAATGCCGGCGGCTCCGAGGCCGGGAGCGACTCCGAGTACGACACGCCCTTTATCTCGTCAGCGCGAAGGTCAGAGGACAGGCGCCACTCTCACGGTCACCAGCACGGACACTTCAGCCCCGCGGAGCTGGCGGGGGCGGGGCCTCTGCGGCTGGCGAGCCTGGTCCTCGCTCTGTCGGCTCACTCCGTGTTCGAGGGTTTGGCGCTCGGCCTGCAGGAGGACGGCGCCAAGCTGAGCAGCCTCTTCCTGGGCGTGGCCGTGCACGAGACGCTGGCCGCCGTTGCCCTCGGAGTGAGCGTGGCTAAGGCGTCGCTCGGCATGAAGGACGCCGCCAAGCTGGGCGTGACGGTGAGCCTGATGATTCCTCTGGGGATAGTGGTGGGGATGGGCATCGAGTCGGCGCAGACGCTGGCGGGCAGCGTGGTGTCGGTCGTGCTGCAGGGGCTCGCCGCCGGAACCTTCCTGTTCGTCACCTTCTTTGAGATTCTGTCCCGAGAGCTGGAGGGCAAACAGGACCGGCTGCTCAAAGTACTCTTCCTCATCCTCGGATACGCAGTGCTCGCCGCACTCGTCTTCATCAAGTGGTGA